Proteins encoded in a region of the Streptomyces sp. NBC_00258 genome:
- a CDS encoding SigE family RNA polymerase sigma factor — protein sequence MTTAADFDELFVARFAAVVRALVVLGADRSTAEDLAQEAFLVALGDWEKVGRLDRPEAWVAKIAVYKWRQLRRTVVRRQELSRRAWPFPNACEPQPAEDVERRSDVVNGLLGLTERQREVLVLHYFLDQTVDEVAQTLGIAPGTVKSTLHDGRAALAKSLEPSYADEFRKGGQS from the coding sequence GTGACGACGGCGGCGGATTTTGACGAACTGTTCGTGGCGCGGTTCGCCGCGGTGGTGCGCGCCTTGGTGGTGCTGGGAGCCGACCGATCCACGGCCGAGGACCTGGCGCAGGAGGCGTTCCTGGTCGCCCTGGGCGACTGGGAGAAGGTCGGACGCCTGGACAGACCAGAGGCTTGGGTAGCGAAGATCGCGGTCTACAAGTGGCGCCAGCTGCGCAGAACGGTGGTCCGGCGACAGGAGCTGTCCCGGCGGGCGTGGCCGTTCCCCAACGCGTGTGAACCGCAGCCCGCCGAGGATGTCGAGAGGCGGTCCGACGTGGTGAACGGCTTGCTCGGTCTGACCGAGCGGCAGCGCGAGGTGCTGGTGCTGCACTACTTCCTCGACCAAACTGTTGACGAGGTAGCGCAGACGTTGGGAATTGCGCCGGGCACGGTCAAATCCACACTGCACGATGGTCGTGCTGCGTTGGCCAAGAGCTTGGAGCCGAGTTACGCGGATGAGTTCAGGAAAGGGGGGCAGAGCTGA